Proteins found in one Artemia franciscana chromosome 13, ASM3288406v1, whole genome shotgun sequence genomic segment:
- the LOC136034644 gene encoding uncharacterized protein LOC136034644: protein MQHEFEDNHLQFHALMLYQTDLAEVSKIFERLKFTETGLFYLTYQLSVRILAGMQHFQTSENLFRRSFREVIQRALKIPKSKLDTNELKQCHDLLQQSWKFLGDAIQGRQLKQLDPNVDTGRFAVDRQYKSDTIIGLAM, encoded by the exons ATGCAGCatgaatttgaagataatcACTTACAGTTTCACGCTTTGATGTTATATCAAACGGACTTGGCAGAGGTCTCAAAGATTTTTGAGAGGCTGAAATTTACAGAGACGGGTCTGTTTTACCTCACATATCAACTTTCAGTTCGTATACTTGCTGGAATGCAGCATTTTCAAACTTCGGAGAATCTGTTTCGTCGTAGTTTCAGGGAG GTGATCCAACGGGCATTGAAAATTCCGAAGAGCAAATTGGATACAAATGAGCTTAAACAGTGTCATGATCTCCTTCAGCAGTCTTGGAAATTCCTTGGAGATGCGATTCAAGGACGGCAGCTGAAGCAGCTTGATCCTAATGTAGACACTGGTCGGTTTGCTGTAGATAGGCAGTATAAAAGTGATACTATCATTGGCCTAGCAATGTAA